In Eubalaena glacialis isolate mEubGla1 chromosome 4, mEubGla1.1.hap2.+ XY, whole genome shotgun sequence, one DNA window encodes the following:
- the FST gene encoding follistatin isoform X1: MVRPRHQPGGLCLLLLLLCQFMEDRSAQAGNCWLRQAKNGRCQVLYKTELTKEECCSTGRLSTSWTEEDVNDNTLFKWMIFNGGAPNCIPCKETCENVDCGPGKKCRMNKKNKPRCVCAPDCSNITWKGPVCGLDGKTYRNECALLKARCKEQPELEVQYQGKCKKTCRDVFCPGSSTCVVDQTNNAYCVTCNRICPEPTSSEQYLCGNDGVTYSSACHLRKATCLLGRSIGLAYEGKCIKAKSCEDIQCTGGKKCLWDFKVGRGRCSLCDELCPESKSEEPVCASDNATYASECAMKEAACSSGVLLEVKHSGSCNSISEDTEEEEEDEDQDYSFPISSILEW, from the exons CTGGGAACTGCTGGCTCCGCCAAGCAAAGAACGGCCGCTGCCAGGTCCTGTACAAGACAGAATTGACCAAGGAGGAGTGCTGCAGCACCGGCCGCCTGAGCACCTCATGGACCGAAGAGGACGTAAATGACAACACGCTCTTCAAGTGGATGATTTTCAATGGGGGCGCCCCCAACTGCATCCCCTGTAAAG AAACGTGTGAGAACGTGGACTGTGGGCCCGGGAAAAAATGCCGAATGAACAAGAAGAACAAACCCCGCTGCGTCTGCGCCCCAGATTGTTCTAACATCACCTGGAAAGGCCCAGTCTGTGGGCTGGACGGAAAAACCTACCGCAACGAATGTGCACTCCTCAAGGCCAGATGTAAAGAGCAGCCAGAACTGGAAGTCCAGTACCAGGGCAAATGTAAAA AGACCTGTCGGGATGTTTTCTGTCCAGGCAGCTCCACATGCGTGGTGGACCAGACTAATAATGCCTACTGTGTGACATGTAACCGCATTTGCCCAGAGCCCACCTCCTCTGAACAGTATCTCTGTGGGAATGATGGAGTAACCTACTCCAGTGCCTGTCACCTGAGAAAGGCTACCTGCCTACTGGGCAGGTCTATTGGATTGGCCTATGAGGGAAAGTGTATCA AAGCAAAGTCCTGTGAGGATATCCAGTGCACTGGTGGAAAAAAGTGTTTATGGGATTTCAAGGTTGGCAGAGGCCGGTGTTCCCTCTGCGATGAGCTGTGCCCTGAGAGTAAGTCTGAGGAGCCAGTCTGTGCCAGTGACAATGCCACCTACGCCAGCGAGTGTGCCATGAAGGAAGCGGCCTGCTCCTCAGGCGTGCTGCTGGAAGTGAAGCACTCCGGATCTTGCAACT CCATTTCGGAAGACAccgaggaagaggaggaagatgaagacCAGGACTACAGCTTTCCTATATCTTCCATTCTAGAGTGGTAA
- the FST gene encoding follistatin isoform X2: MVRPRHQPGGLCLLLLLLCQFMEDRSAQAGNCWLRQAKNGRCQVLYKTELTKEECCSTGRLSTSWTEEDVNDNTLFKWMIFNGGAPNCIPCKETCENVDCGPGKKCRMNKKNKPRCVCAPDCSNITWKGPVCGLDGKTYRNECALLKARCKEQPELEVQYQGKCKKTCRDVFCPGSSTCVVDQTNNAYCVTCNRICPEPTSSEQYLCGNDGVTYSSACHLRKATCLLGRSIGLAYEGKCITKSCEDIQCTGGKKCLWDFKVGRGRCSLCDELCPESKSEEPVCASDNATYASECAMKEAACSSGVLLEVKHSGSCNSISEDTEEEEEDEDQDYSFPISSILEW; encoded by the exons CTGGGAACTGCTGGCTCCGCCAAGCAAAGAACGGCCGCTGCCAGGTCCTGTACAAGACAGAATTGACCAAGGAGGAGTGCTGCAGCACCGGCCGCCTGAGCACCTCATGGACCGAAGAGGACGTAAATGACAACACGCTCTTCAAGTGGATGATTTTCAATGGGGGCGCCCCCAACTGCATCCCCTGTAAAG AAACGTGTGAGAACGTGGACTGTGGGCCCGGGAAAAAATGCCGAATGAACAAGAAGAACAAACCCCGCTGCGTCTGCGCCCCAGATTGTTCTAACATCACCTGGAAAGGCCCAGTCTGTGGGCTGGACGGAAAAACCTACCGCAACGAATGTGCACTCCTCAAGGCCAGATGTAAAGAGCAGCCAGAACTGGAAGTCCAGTACCAGGGCAAATGTAAAA AGACCTGTCGGGATGTTTTCTGTCCAGGCAGCTCCACATGCGTGGTGGACCAGACTAATAATGCCTACTGTGTGACATGTAACCGCATTTGCCCAGAGCCCACCTCCTCTGAACAGTATCTCTGTGGGAATGATGGAGTAACCTACTCCAGTGCCTGTCACCTGAGAAAGGCTACCTGCCTACTGGGCAGGTCTATTGGATTGGCCTATGAGGGAAAGTGTATCA CAAAGTCCTGTGAGGATATCCAGTGCACTGGTGGAAAAAAGTGTTTATGGGATTTCAAGGTTGGCAGAGGCCGGTGTTCCCTCTGCGATGAGCTGTGCCCTGAGAGTAAGTCTGAGGAGCCAGTCTGTGCCAGTGACAATGCCACCTACGCCAGCGAGTGTGCCATGAAGGAAGCGGCCTGCTCCTCAGGCGTGCTGCTGGAAGTGAAGCACTCCGGATCTTGCAACT CCATTTCGGAAGACAccgaggaagaggaggaagatgaagacCAGGACTACAGCTTTCCTATATCTTCCATTCTAGAGTGGTAA
- the FST gene encoding follistatin isoform X3, whose translation MVRPRHQPGGLCLLLLLLCQFMEDRSAQAGNCWLRQAKNGRCQVLYKTELTKEECCSTGRLSTSWTEEDVNDNTLFKWMIFNGGAPNCIPCKETCENVDCGPGKKCRMNKKNKPRCVCAPDCSNITWKGPVCGLDGKTYRNECALLKARCKEQPELEVQYQGKCKKTCRDVFCPGSSTCVVDQTNNAYCVTCNRICPEPTSSEQYLCGNDGVTYSSACHLRKATCLLGRSIGLAYEGKCIKAKSCEDIQCTGGKKCLWDFKVGRGRCSLCDELCPESKSEEPVCASDNATYASECAMKEAACSSGVLLEVKHSGSCN comes from the exons CTGGGAACTGCTGGCTCCGCCAAGCAAAGAACGGCCGCTGCCAGGTCCTGTACAAGACAGAATTGACCAAGGAGGAGTGCTGCAGCACCGGCCGCCTGAGCACCTCATGGACCGAAGAGGACGTAAATGACAACACGCTCTTCAAGTGGATGATTTTCAATGGGGGCGCCCCCAACTGCATCCCCTGTAAAG AAACGTGTGAGAACGTGGACTGTGGGCCCGGGAAAAAATGCCGAATGAACAAGAAGAACAAACCCCGCTGCGTCTGCGCCCCAGATTGTTCTAACATCACCTGGAAAGGCCCAGTCTGTGGGCTGGACGGAAAAACCTACCGCAACGAATGTGCACTCCTCAAGGCCAGATGTAAAGAGCAGCCAGAACTGGAAGTCCAGTACCAGGGCAAATGTAAAA AGACCTGTCGGGATGTTTTCTGTCCAGGCAGCTCCACATGCGTGGTGGACCAGACTAATAATGCCTACTGTGTGACATGTAACCGCATTTGCCCAGAGCCCACCTCCTCTGAACAGTATCTCTGTGGGAATGATGGAGTAACCTACTCCAGTGCCTGTCACCTGAGAAAGGCTACCTGCCTACTGGGCAGGTCTATTGGATTGGCCTATGAGGGAAAGTGTATCA AAGCAAAGTCCTGTGAGGATATCCAGTGCACTGGTGGAAAAAAGTGTTTATGGGATTTCAAGGTTGGCAGAGGCCGGTGTTCCCTCTGCGATGAGCTGTGCCCTGAGAGTAAGTCTGAGGAGCCAGTCTGTGCCAGTGACAATGCCACCTACGCCAGCGAGTGTGCCATGAAGGAAGCGGCCTGCTCCTCAGGCGTGCTGCTGGAAGTGAAGCACTCCGGATCTTGCAACT GA